A genomic window from Candidatus Palauibacter scopulicola includes:
- the rocD gene encoding ornithine--oxo-acid transaminase: MNTTDYISQVDTWSAHNYHPLPVVLERGEGEWVWDVEGRRYLDMLSAYSAVNQGHRHPRIIEALRAQAEKLTLTSRAFHNDRMGPFLQQLCEMTGFERALPMNTGAEGVETAIKAARKWGYTVKGVAEDRAEIIVCEQNFHGRTTTIVGFSSDEGSTFGFGPFTPGFVPIPYGDADALEAAITPNTVGFLVEPIQGEAGVVVPPDGFYARALEICRTNGVLMINDEIQTGLGRTGKLFCADWEADRGDIMIVGKALGGGVFPVSGILANSAIMDVFHPGDHGSTFGGNPLGAAVGMAALDVIRDEDLPGRSNELGSWFKGELEAIDSRHVDHVRGRGLFIGVVVRDESGSARPFCEALQARGILAKETHEQVIRFAPPLTIEKASLEWALENIAEVLEGAAVAVA; encoded by the coding sequence ATGAACACCACCGATTACATCTCTCAGGTCGACACGTGGAGCGCGCACAACTACCACCCGCTTCCCGTCGTGCTCGAGCGCGGCGAGGGCGAGTGGGTGTGGGACGTGGAGGGCCGCCGGTATCTCGACATGCTGAGCGCCTATTCCGCGGTGAACCAGGGACACCGCCACCCCCGCATCATCGAGGCGCTGCGCGCGCAGGCGGAGAAGCTCACGCTCACGTCGCGCGCCTTCCACAACGACCGCATGGGCCCGTTCCTCCAGCAGTTGTGCGAGATGACCGGGTTCGAGCGCGCGCTGCCGATGAACACCGGCGCCGAGGGCGTGGAGACCGCGATCAAGGCGGCCCGCAAGTGGGGCTACACCGTGAAGGGCGTGGCCGAGGACCGGGCCGAGATCATCGTCTGCGAGCAGAACTTCCACGGTCGGACGACGACCATCGTCGGCTTTTCCTCGGATGAGGGATCCACATTCGGGTTCGGTCCCTTCACGCCGGGCTTCGTGCCGATTCCCTACGGCGACGCGGACGCGCTCGAGGCGGCGATCACGCCGAACACCGTCGGCTTCCTCGTCGAGCCCATCCAGGGAGAGGCGGGCGTGGTGGTGCCGCCCGACGGCTTCTATGCGCGGGCGCTGGAAATCTGCCGGACGAACGGCGTCCTCATGATCAACGACGAGATCCAGACGGGCCTGGGGCGGACGGGCAAGCTGTTCTGCGCCGACTGGGAGGCGGATCGCGGCGACATCATGATCGTCGGGAAGGCGCTCGGCGGGGGCGTGTTCCCCGTCTCCGGGATCCTCGCCAACTCGGCGATCATGGACGTCTTCCATCCGGGAGACCACGGCTCGACGTTCGGCGGGAATCCGCTCGGCGCGGCCGTGGGGATGGCGGCGCTGGATGTGATCCGGGACGAGGACCTGCCGGGGCGCTCGAATGAACTGGGCTCCTGGTTCAAGGGAGAACTGGAGGCGATCGACTCGCGGCACGTGGACCACGTGCGCGGGCGGGGCCTGTTCATCGGCGTGGTCGTGCGGGACGAGTCGGGGTCGGCGCGTCCGTTCTGCGAGGCGCTGCAGGCGCGCGGGATCCTCGCCAAGGAGACGCACGAGCAGGTGATCCGGTTCGCGCCTCCGCTCACGATCGAGAAGGCGAGCCTGGAATGGGCGCTGGAGAACATCGCCGAGGTGCTGGAGGGCGCGGCGGTCGCCGTCGCCTAG
- a CDS encoding sigma-70 family RNA polymerase sigma factor: protein MTEPQLIQRLRDGDQDAARALYDAHVDRVFRICYRFAGEDHLAQDFTQETFVRAFTKIDTFRGEAAFGTWLGSIATTVSLNGLRKVKRFRSRETALHEDLRSTRGVHGLEPDVKERLHRAIDELPAGYRTVFLLHDLEGYTHEEIGAMLGIKAGTSKSQLFRARSRLREKLADFAGEWAC from the coding sequence GTGACGGAACCGCAACTCATTCAGCGGCTCAGGGACGGAGACCAGGACGCGGCGCGCGCGTTGTACGACGCGCACGTCGACCGCGTGTTCCGGATCTGCTACCGGTTCGCGGGCGAGGACCATCTCGCCCAGGATTTCACGCAGGAGACGTTCGTGCGGGCGTTCACGAAGATCGACACGTTTCGCGGCGAGGCCGCGTTCGGGACGTGGCTGGGATCGATCGCCACGACCGTGTCGCTGAACGGGCTCCGCAAGGTGAAGCGCTTTCGCAGCCGCGAGACCGCGCTGCACGAGGACCTGCGCTCGACCCGCGGGGTGCACGGCCTCGAACCCGACGTCAAGGAGCGGCTGCACCGCGCCATCGACGAGCTTCCCGCCGGCTATCGCACCGTCTTCCTGCTGCACGACCTCGAGGGCTACACGCACGAGGAGATCGGGGCGATGCTCGGCATCAAGGCCGGGACGTCCAAGTCGCAGCTCTTCCGCGCGCGCAGCCGCCTGCGGGAGAAGCTCGCGGATTTCGCGGGAGAATGGGCATGCTGA
- a CDS encoding anthranilate synthase component I family protein → MNGVSVIPDFAEFSRLAEPGRMVPVALEIPFDLDTPVTAFSKLRRGPFSFLLESVEGGERWARFSFLGSEPREAWRLDGPEIRRWTPGAGWGEPEATSDPFGAFEAWITRYEPVEVPVLPRFWGGAVGFFGYDTVRWLERLPAAPPDDLGVPDACFLSTEHTLIIDNLYSRAIAVAAVPVAPGDDPAELYGDAADRLADWVRGLQNPHGLGPLGNGAARAPEVAGNRSRDDYEAAVERIREYIVAGDAYQVVVSQRAAARYDGDPLELYRALRRSNPSPYLFFIELDGMRLIGSSPETLVRVEDGIVTVRPIAGTRPRGATPPEDERHARELLADEKERAEHLMLVDLGRNDVSRVARPGSVEVSRFMEIERYSHVMHLVSEVAGSLRDGADAVDAFKACFPAGTLTGAPKVRAMEILDELEPTRRGPYGGAAGYVGYGATSLDMAIVIRTLLSVGDRVYAQAGAGIVYDSEPAREWEETRHKARVLLEALTKV, encoded by the coding sequence ATGAACGGCGTATCCGTCATCCCCGACTTTGCCGAATTCTCCCGCCTCGCCGAGCCCGGGCGGATGGTGCCCGTGGCCCTCGAAATCCCGTTCGACCTGGACACGCCGGTCACGGCGTTCTCGAAGCTGCGGCGCGGGCCGTTCTCCTTCCTGCTCGAGTCGGTCGAGGGCGGGGAGCGCTGGGCGCGATTCAGCTTTCTCGGCTCGGAGCCCCGGGAGGCCTGGCGGCTCGACGGCCCGGAGATCCGGCGGTGGACGCCGGGCGCGGGCTGGGGAGAACCCGAAGCCACGAGCGACCCCTTCGGCGCCTTCGAGGCCTGGATCACGCGCTACGAACCGGTCGAAGTCCCTGTCCTGCCGCGGTTCTGGGGCGGCGCGGTCGGTTTCTTCGGCTACGACACGGTGCGCTGGCTCGAGCGCCTGCCGGCGGCGCCGCCCGACGACCTCGGCGTGCCCGACGCCTGCTTCCTGTCGACGGAGCACACGCTCATCATCGACAACCTCTATTCGCGGGCCATCGCCGTGGCGGCCGTCCCGGTCGCGCCCGGCGACGATCCGGCCGAACTGTACGGGGACGCCGCCGACCGGCTCGCCGACTGGGTGCGCGGCCTGCAGAACCCGCACGGGCTGGGGCCGCTCGGCAACGGCGCGGCGCGCGCGCCGGAGGTGGCCGGAAACCGCTCGCGGGACGACTACGAGGCGGCCGTCGAGCGGATTCGCGAGTACATCGTGGCGGGCGACGCCTACCAGGTCGTGGTCTCGCAGCGTGCGGCCGCCCGTTACGACGGCGACCCCCTCGAGCTTTATCGGGCGCTCCGGCGCAGCAACCCGTCGCCCTACCTCTTCTTCATCGAACTGGACGGCATGCGCCTCATCGGCTCCTCCCCGGAGACGCTGGTCCGGGTCGAAGACGGGATCGTCACCGTGCGCCCGATCGCAGGGACGCGCCCGCGCGGGGCCACGCCGCCGGAGGACGAGCGGCACGCGCGCGAGCTGCTCGCCGACGAGAAGGAGCGGGCGGAGCACCTCATGCTGGTGGATCTCGGCCGCAACGATGTGAGCCGCGTCGCCCGTCCCGGCTCCGTCGAGGTGTCGCGCTTCATGGAGATCGAGCGCTACAGCCACGTGATGCACCTCGTGAGCGAGGTGGCGGGGTCGCTGAGGGACGGAGCCGACGCCGTCGACGCGTTCAAGGCCTGCTTCCCCGCCGGCACGCTCACCGGCGCCCCCAAGGTGCGCGCGATGGAGATCCTGGACGAACTCGAGCCGACCCGTCGCGGACCCTACGGCGGAGCGGCCGGCTACGTCGGCTACGGGGCCACGAGCCTCGACATGGCGATCGTCATCCGCACGCTGCTCTCCGTTGGCGACCGCGTGTACGCGCAGGCGGGCGCGGGAATCGTCTACGACTCCGAACCCGCACGCGAGTGGGAAGAGACCCGCCACAAGGCCCGCGTCCTCCTCGAGGCACTGACGAAGGTTTAG
- a CDS encoding HEAT repeat domain-containing protein, with the protein MNNRVRHLTWTGLLLAGLAIVDAAPARDALPVLGAETLAAQTVQQEEVARFLEARRAINAEEFERAVALFQAVRTESALTTPPFEPDSYYWEAFARYRLGDLAEAQLLLEILTVGFPEARPADPRMHRQAGRLYHDARALQFEIRGQLASQGDAGDAERLLREAEETLDVAATTPGFRVMPMEVAGRTVTLPVRVADLTAVPDSVAADSLAVLMGEAQGEPDAQDAADAPDYLQRLAESAESITDFERQVADYQRLALDVDLLRVDWQRAEYQEAWPNASQERGTCDDVSVQLAALEAVMRYENEINRMQVLRDVLARDDECSPRLHEEAVQFVARQGTEEAEDVLLGIFETHSERSVRRHALQEMWRFDSWDAYQVLKQTLEDSDDYAMQSDAIEALRRSEFEGTTAGAAWMQYGLRNGAVNALVNAALDDSKSESIRNAAIRAVGRRDDVQAAAFIPLYERLDSDDLKESVLRAVQPRVREEEDMETAAWARSVAFDTEESEDVREEAFTAWAGHPTVTVAYLADLYGEISEPFLKMQAIYAIFERADADSEVPRVLMELIRNEPDHEVRERGIYWLGRTGSEEAVDFLLELLRPPVADTLPSPATDTVPKRPG; encoded by the coding sequence ATGAATAATCGCGTAAGACACCTGACGTGGACCGGGCTGCTGCTGGCCGGCCTCGCGATCGTGGACGCCGCGCCCGCGCGCGATGCGCTGCCCGTGCTCGGGGCGGAGACCCTTGCCGCGCAGACTGTCCAGCAGGAAGAGGTGGCGCGATTCCTCGAGGCACGCCGCGCCATCAACGCGGAGGAGTTCGAACGCGCGGTGGCGCTCTTCCAGGCGGTGCGGACCGAATCCGCCCTGACGACGCCCCCGTTCGAGCCCGATTCCTACTACTGGGAGGCGTTCGCCCGCTATCGCCTCGGCGACCTGGCCGAGGCGCAGTTGCTGCTCGAAATACTCACGGTCGGATTCCCCGAGGCGCGCCCGGCCGATCCTCGAATGCATAGGCAGGCCGGGCGGCTGTACCACGACGCGCGGGCCCTGCAATTCGAGATCCGAGGCCAGCTCGCGTCTCAGGGCGACGCCGGCGATGCGGAGCGGCTGCTGCGCGAGGCGGAGGAGACGCTCGACGTCGCCGCCACGACGCCCGGCTTTCGCGTGATGCCCATGGAGGTGGCGGGCCGCACCGTCACGCTTCCCGTACGAGTGGCCGACCTGACGGCTGTGCCGGACTCGGTGGCCGCCGATTCGCTGGCCGTCTTGATGGGTGAGGCTCAGGGCGAGCCGGACGCACAGGACGCGGCGGACGCGCCGGACTACCTCCAGCGATTGGCGGAGTCCGCGGAGAGCATCACCGATTTCGAGCGGCAGGTGGCGGACTACCAGCGGCTGGCCTTGGACGTCGATCTGCTGCGGGTCGATTGGCAGCGGGCGGAATACCAGGAGGCCTGGCCCAACGCGTCGCAGGAGCGGGGGACGTGCGACGACGTGTCGGTGCAGTTGGCGGCGCTCGAAGCGGTCATGCGCTACGAGAACGAGATCAACCGGATGCAGGTGCTTCGCGATGTCCTGGCCCGTGACGACGAGTGTTCGCCGCGGCTGCACGAGGAGGCGGTCCAATTCGTCGCGAGACAGGGAACCGAGGAAGCCGAGGACGTACTCCTCGGCATCTTCGAGACCCATTCGGAGAGGTCCGTCCGCAGGCACGCGCTTCAGGAAATGTGGCGTTTCGACTCCTGGGATGCGTACCAGGTGCTCAAGCAGACGCTTGAGGACTCGGACGACTACGCCATGCAGAGCGATGCGATCGAAGCCCTCCGCAGGAGTGAGTTCGAGGGGACGACAGCCGGTGCCGCCTGGATGCAGTACGGACTCCGCAACGGCGCCGTGAATGCGCTCGTCAACGCGGCCCTCGATGATTCCAAGTCGGAGAGTATCCGCAACGCGGCGATCAGAGCGGTGGGCCGTCGGGATGACGTGCAAGCCGCCGCCTTTATTCCGCTCTACGAACGACTCGATTCGGATGACCTCAAGGAGTCCGTGCTCCGCGCCGTGCAACCAAGAGTGCGCGAAGAAGAGGACATGGAGACGGCTGCCTGGGCGCGCTCCGTTGCCTTCGACACGGAGGAGTCCGAAGACGTGCGCGAGGAAGCCTTCACCGCATGGGCGGGTCACCCGACGGTGACGGTGGCGTACCTCGCCGACCTGTACGGAGAGATTTCGGAGCCCTTCCTGAAGATGCAGGCCATCTACGCCATCTTCGAGCGGGCCGATGCCGACTCCGAAGTCCCTCGGGTGCTGATGGAACTGATCCGCAACGAACCCGACCATGAGGTGCGGGAGCGCGGTATCTACTGGCTCGGCCGCACGGGATCCGAAGAAGCGGTGGACTTCCTCCTCGAATTGCTGCGCCCTCCGGTCGCGGATACACTGCCTTCTCCGGCCACCGATACGGTGCCGAAGCGGCCCGGATGA